Proteins encoded by one window of Manihot esculenta cultivar AM560-2 chromosome 10, M.esculenta_v8, whole genome shotgun sequence:
- the LOC110623994 gene encoding uncharacterized protein LOC110623994 isoform X1, with protein sequence MPQSSLIHMEKMGPLVGSRYSDFTKSFKLAIRSLLTSCSKEEFIKAFSNFSSAEQESLHRLFVQVITSLHKMIEDEFESLSLETLVGTTLDTVDQLVEEQSLDPLFSNKTNVMDVACNLSIAKKNEIQCLTSILERAEEQNSLIQARLEQLKKRRQNPTGTADVDKLRSGTLNYWTSRDGL encoded by the exons ATGCCGCAGTCTAG CTTGATACACATGGAGAAGATGGGTCCTTTAGTAGGATCAAGATATTCTGATTTCACCAAGTCTTTCAAGCTTGCAATTCGCTCCCTTCTTACTTCCTGCTCCAAAGAG GAGTTTATCAAAGCATTTTCAAATTTCAGCAGTGCAGAGCAGGAAAGTCTCCACCGGCTATTTGTCCAG GTTATCACTTCTTTGCATAAAATGATAGAG GATGAGTTTGAGTCGTTAAGCCTTGAAACACTG GTGGGAACAACTCTTGATACTGTGGACCAACTTGTGGAAGAACAATCTCTGGATCCTCTATTTTCGAATAA GACCAATGTAATGGATGTTGCATGCAATTTGTCAATTGCAAAGAAAAATGAGATTCAGTGCTTGACGAGCATTTTGGAAAGG GCTGAAGAACAGAATAGCCTCATTCAAGCTCGTCTTGAACAACTCAAGAAAAGGAGGCAAAATCCCACTGGTACAGCAGATGTTGACAAG TTGAGAAGTGGAACTTTGAATTACTGGACATCCAGAGATGGGCTCTAA
- the LOC110623994 gene encoding uncharacterized protein LOC110623994 isoform X2, with the protein MEKMGPLVGSRYSDFTKSFKLAIRSLLTSCSKEEFIKAFSNFSSAEQESLHRLFVQVITSLHKMIEDEFESLSLETLVGTTLDTVDQLVEEQSLDPLFSNKTNVMDVACNLSIAKKNEIQCLTSILERAEEQNSLIQARLEQLKKRRQNPTGTADVDKLRSGTLNYWTSRDGL; encoded by the exons ATGGAGAAGATGGGTCCTTTAGTAGGATCAAGATATTCTGATTTCACCAAGTCTTTCAAGCTTGCAATTCGCTCCCTTCTTACTTCCTGCTCCAAAGAG GAGTTTATCAAAGCATTTTCAAATTTCAGCAGTGCAGAGCAGGAAAGTCTCCACCGGCTATTTGTCCAG GTTATCACTTCTTTGCATAAAATGATAGAG GATGAGTTTGAGTCGTTAAGCCTTGAAACACTG GTGGGAACAACTCTTGATACTGTGGACCAACTTGTGGAAGAACAATCTCTGGATCCTCTATTTTCGAATAA GACCAATGTAATGGATGTTGCATGCAATTTGTCAATTGCAAAGAAAAATGAGATTCAGTGCTTGACGAGCATTTTGGAAAGG GCTGAAGAACAGAATAGCCTCATTCAAGCTCGTCTTGAACAACTCAAGAAAAGGAGGCAAAATCCCACTGGTACAGCAGATGTTGACAAG TTGAGAAGTGGAACTTTGAATTACTGGACATCCAGAGATGGGCTCTAA
- the LOC110623994 gene encoding uncharacterized protein LOC110623994 isoform X3: MPQSSLIHMEKMGPLVGSRYSDFTKSFKLAIRSLLTSCSKEEFIKAFSNFSSAEQESLHRLFVQVITSLHKMIEVGTTLDTVDQLVEEQSLDPLFSNKTNVMDVACNLSIAKKNEIQCLTSILERAEEQNSLIQARLEQLKKRRQNPTGTADVDKLRSGTLNYWTSRDGL; this comes from the exons ATGCCGCAGTCTAG CTTGATACACATGGAGAAGATGGGTCCTTTAGTAGGATCAAGATATTCTGATTTCACCAAGTCTTTCAAGCTTGCAATTCGCTCCCTTCTTACTTCCTGCTCCAAAGAG GAGTTTATCAAAGCATTTTCAAATTTCAGCAGTGCAGAGCAGGAAAGTCTCCACCGGCTATTTGTCCAG GTTATCACTTCTTTGCATAAAATGATAGAG GTGGGAACAACTCTTGATACTGTGGACCAACTTGTGGAAGAACAATCTCTGGATCCTCTATTTTCGAATAA GACCAATGTAATGGATGTTGCATGCAATTTGTCAATTGCAAAGAAAAATGAGATTCAGTGCTTGACGAGCATTTTGGAAAGG GCTGAAGAACAGAATAGCCTCATTCAAGCTCGTCTTGAACAACTCAAGAAAAGGAGGCAAAATCCCACTGGTACAGCAGATGTTGACAAG TTGAGAAGTGGAACTTTGAATTACTGGACATCCAGAGATGGGCTCTAA
- the LOC110623994 gene encoding uncharacterized protein LOC110623994 isoform X4, with product MPQSSLIHMEKMGPLVGSRYSDFTKSFKLAIRSLLTSCSKEEFIKAFSNFSSAEQESLHRLFVQVITSLHKMIEDEFESLSLETLVGTTLDTVDQLVEEQSLDPLFSNKLKNRIASFKLVLNNSRKGGKIPLVQQMLTS from the exons ATGCCGCAGTCTAG CTTGATACACATGGAGAAGATGGGTCCTTTAGTAGGATCAAGATATTCTGATTTCACCAAGTCTTTCAAGCTTGCAATTCGCTCCCTTCTTACTTCCTGCTCCAAAGAG GAGTTTATCAAAGCATTTTCAAATTTCAGCAGTGCAGAGCAGGAAAGTCTCCACCGGCTATTTGTCCAG GTTATCACTTCTTTGCATAAAATGATAGAG GATGAGTTTGAGTCGTTAAGCCTTGAAACACTG GTGGGAACAACTCTTGATACTGTGGACCAACTTGTGGAAGAACAATCTCTGGATCCTCTATTTTCGAATAA GCTGAAGAACAGAATAGCCTCATTCAAGCTCGTCTTGAACAACTCAAGAAAAGGAGGCAAAATCCCACTGGTACAGCAGATGTTGACAAG TTGA